TCATAGTTGGTACCTACAAGGTGATTAATGGAGAAAACACCAGCACATACCCATCAATCATATTCTGGGCAAGTTACAGTCTCATCATGTTAATGATATTCATGCTATATTTTTATAGAGAAGATAAAAACAAGTACAATGATTAAATTAACAGATAAATACACTAAAATAAAGAACAACACTTTTTAAGCAAACTAAAAAAAAATAAGAAATGATAAAGTTTTATATTAATCTATGGTGTAGGGTTATCAGATTGAACTTTACCATCAAGAACAGTTACAAGCCTTTGGGCCATATTACCAACGTATGGTTCATGTGTAACCATCACAAGCGTAACATTTTCTTTTAAATGAAGATCCTTCAGGAGGTTGAGGATAACTTCTCCTGTTTTTGAATCTAAAGCTCCTGTAGGTTCATCTGCCAGTATTATTGAGGGACGGTTAACCAAAGCCCTGGCAATTGCCACTCGCTGCCTTTCTCCTCCTGAAAGTTTGGTTGGTTTTTGATCAACTTTATCTTCAAGATCAACAGATTTTAACAGTTCAAAAGCCCTGTCATGCATCTCTTTAGAAGTTGCTTTAGTTTCAAACATTGGTATCTGAACATTCTCAATCACACTGAGGTTAGGTATTAAATTATGCATCTGGAAAACGAATCCAATCTCCTTTGATCTGAATTTATTCAGTTTCTTGGTTTTCATTAGATCTATTCCAGCAACCTCAATTGAACCTTCATCTGCAGTGTCAAGAGCTCCAATCATATTAAGAAGAGTTGATTTTCCCGATCCTGAAGGTCCCATTATGGATACAAACTCCCCCTTCTTAACTTCCAAG
This is a stretch of genomic DNA from Methanobacterium spitsbergense. It encodes these proteins:
- a CDS encoding ABC transporter ATP-binding protein gives rise to the protein MNNNNLIIKINGLKKSYDNGKIKALNGMDLEVKKGEFVSIMGPSGSGKSTLLNMIGALDTADEGSIEVAGIDLMKTKKLNKFRSKEIGFVFQMHNLIPNLSVIENVQIPMFETKATSKEMHDRAFELLKSVDLEDKVDQKPTKLSGGERQRVAIARALVNRPSIILADEPTGALDSKTGEVILNLLKDLHLKENVTLVMVTHEPYVGNMAQRLVTVLDGKVQSDNPTP